GGGTGCAGGTCGTTGGCCACAGTAACCCCGGGAGCCAGGAAGACATTGTCCTCAATCTCCGTGAACTGGGCTATGTAGACCTGGCTATGGACCTTGACATTGTTTCCGATGCGGCATCCGTAGTCCACGATAGAGTTACTCCATATGCGGAAATCGTGGCCTATGGTGTTCTGCTCCCGGATGATGACGTGGTGGCCGGTTTCCAGATGGTCACCAATGGTGGTGCCGGCGTAGATAATAGCGCCGCGCCTGACAATGGCCCCGGCGCCAATTCTAAGAAGGCGAGGACCTGAGGAACCGGGGCGAAGGTAGCCCAGCATGGTCCCCCTCTCCACCCGGGAGCCCTCTCCCAGCTCTACCTGACGCCGCCCGGTCACCGGGCTCCTCTCCTGGCAGGCAGGGGGAGCAACCCTTCTTCGCTCAGGCTTTGCCTTTCCCCTCCGTTGCAAAGGGACCTGGCCGCTGCCTCCAGGATGTTCACCACCCTCAGGCCCATGCGACCATCACTGACAGGCTGTTGACCGCGGGTGATGCAGTCCAGAAAATGCTGGCACTCCACCTTGAGGGGCTCCGTATTGGGGATGGAGGGAATGACCACATTCCCGTTGTGATAGTGGACGGGCCAGCCGTTACCGTTATCCTCCGCCATAGGCACTACTCCCTTGTCATAGATGCGGATCTTTTCAGCCTCAGCCATATCATCAAAGACCACCATTTTCTTGCTGCCAACCACGGTGACCCGCCTCATCTTGCAGGGGTCAAGCCAGCTAACATGGATATGAGCCAGGATGTTCCCGGGGAACATCATCTCCACATAGACCACGTCGTGGAAGGGCGGGGTGATACGGGCCGCTCCGCGGGCGCTGATGGTCAGGGGGTTCTCACCGAGCAGCCAGAGGAGGATAGACAGGTCGTGGGGGGCCAGGTCCCACAGGGCGCTGACATCGGGCTGAAACAGGCCCAGGTTCAAGCGGTTGGCATCAATGTAGTAGATCTCCCCCAGTTCGCCGCTCTTAATGTAGTCCCGCAGGAAGGCCACCGCCGGGTTATACTGGTAGGTGTGACCCACCATCAGTATCCTCTGCTGGCTATCCGCTATCTCCACCAGTTCCCTTGCCTCCTGCAGGCTTGACGTCATGGGTTTCTCTACCAGGACATGCTTGCCCCGAAGGAGAGCCTCCCTGGCTATTTGATGGTGGGTGCTGACGGGGGTAGCTATTACCACCCCTTCCACATCGCTTTCCAGAAGCTCCCGGTAGTCCTTGGTGCAGGCCACCCAGGGATACATGGCCTGGACCTGACGCAGCCTCTCCCCGTTGAGGTCGGCTACCATCCGGAACTCGGCTCCGGGAAGCTCGTGGAAGTTCCTGGCGTGCTTTGGTCCCCAGTAGCCGTAACCGATAAGCCCAATCTTTACCATAGCTACTCCTCTCTTTGCCGAAGGGCCCGCTTCACTACCGAGGGGATGGTGAGCAGGATGATCTTGAGGTCCAGGCCCAGGGAACGGCGATGAATATAGTCCAGGTCTATCCTGACCATCTCGTCAAAGGGGGTCCGGTCCCGGCCGTTGACCTGCCAGGGGCCGGTGAGTCCGGGCGTGACCGCTAGCCTCCCCTTGTGCCAGTCCTCATACATGGCCACCGCCTCGGGAATGTCCGGGCGAGGTCCCACCAGGGACATATCCCCTTTGAGGATGTTGATGAGCTGAGGGAGTTCATCCAGGTCCAGCCGACGTAAGAGAGCCCCGACGCGGGTGGCCCGCCGGTCGTCCACCAGCTTGAATACCGGGCCTGCGGGGTCCTCCTTGTAGGGCGCCCCTTCCTTGACATACCGCTCTATATAAGCTTTATATTCCCTATCGTTGTTGTTGGCTTCCATAGACCGAAACTTGAGCAGGATGAAGCGGCGGCCGTCCTTGCCCACCCGGGGCTGGGCGAAGATAGGGCTCCCCGGCGAATCCATCATCACCACCAGGGAAATAGCAACGAGGAAAGGCAACAGGATCAGCAACCCCAGGAAGGCTAACAACCGGTCCAGGGAGGCCTTGCCGATTTCATAGGGAAAGGTGCGCCAGGCCACCTCAGTCCCTCCTTGCCAGAGAGGCCCGTAGAGACCTTCCCAAGACCTTCTCCTCATACCACTGGACCTCCTTGACCAGCCCCTGCGCGAAATCCGTCCGGGGGCAGTATCCTAGGGTCTCCCTCGCCGCAGAAATATCACATACCAGGTCCAGTTTCGGCCCGGAACGGGGCCGAAACCGGGGCTCCCAGGCAATCCCGCAGAGGCGCATGATCTTCTGGGCCACCTCCAGGGTCCTGGAACCCTCCCCGGAGCCGATATTCAGAACCCGGGAGGGCCTCCTCTCCAGGGCACGAAGGGTGGCCTCCACGACGTCATCAATATAGACATAGTCCCTTATATCGGAGCTGTCCCCCAGAATGACTGGTGGCTGCCCCCGGGCCAGCATCTCCAGGGCAGTGGGTATCAACCGATGGCCCCTCTCCCCCGGTCCGTAGATAGTAGAGTATCGGAGAACGGTCGCAGGTATCTGCCTTTCCCAGGAGAAGGCCGTAAGATAGGCCTCCAGCGCCAGCTTGGTGGCTGCATAGGAGCCTACAGGATGGGGAATGTCCTCTTCTCTGACAGGCAGTCGGGCTTGGGGCCCGTAGACCAGGATGCTGCTGGAAAAGCAGACACCTTGAAGGGAAGGACCGGTCCGCTTCAGCAGGCTAATGGTCCCCAGGAGGTTGCTATTCACCTCTTCGGCGGCGCAGTCGCAAAAATCGGTAGCCGAGGGCATATGCACCCAGAGATGGGCCACCAACTCCACCTCCCGCACCACCCCTTCCCAGGGCCCTGCTTCGGTGAGGGGGCAGACCATCAAGTTCAGTCCGGGGTTGCCCAGCAGGGGCTCTAGCCTGCTTGACTGCTGACGGGGGTCAACAATAGCGGTGACCCGGGCCCCGGCCTCCAGGAGGGCAGCCACCAGCCGGGAGCCGACAAAGCCCGCTGCCCCCGTGACCAAGACTTTCTTCCCCGTCAGCGTGTCCACCCTAGACCTGGGCCTCCTTTGGCTGAGCCAGCCAGTTCTGCATTAGTTCCTCCCTCCTTAGCTGCTGGAGGTCCAGGTTCTGGGCCTTCAGCCAGTCTATGTAGTGGTGAACGCCCTCCTCAATGGCGATGCGGGGCTGGAAATTCATGGTTCGCCGGGCTTTGGAGATGTCTGCCCAGTGCCTGCGGACATCTCCCGGCCTCGGTACCATATATATGGGGGAGAGCTGGCCCTCTTGGTCCAGTTCCTTGAGCACAATATGAGCAATCTGATTTATGGATACCTCCTGGCCAGCAGCGACGTTTACTGTCGCTCCGACCAGGGCGTCGCCCTCGGCGGCCTGGATTATCCCCCTAACAGTGTCCCTCACCTCGGTAAAGTCCCGGGTCTGTTCCCCGTCCCCGAATATCACCGGAGACTGGCCATTCAGGACCCGGACTACGAACCTGGGGAGGACCTCACCATAGGGGCCGCTCCAATGTTCCCGGGGCCCATAGGTGTTGAAGGGCCGGACTATCACTGCGGGCAAGTCAAAGGTCAAGTGGCAGGCCCGCACATAGGCCTCCCCCGCCAGCTTGCTGGCCCCGTAGGGGGTGGTGGGTTCCAGGGGATGCTCTTCATCCATGGGAACCCTCTTGGCCGTGCCGTATACCTCGGAGGAGGAGACATAGACGAACCTTTGGGGGCGGTTCTTGAGAGCGGCCATGCACAGGTTAAGTGTGCCGGTGCTATTGACCTCATGGACCATAAAGGGTTCGTTTAAGGAGACCCTCAAGCACTGGACCGCGAGGTGAAAGACCAGGTCCTGACCTTGGAGGAGCTGATTCATTTTCTCCTCGTCCCGGATGTCAGCCTTCACAAACTGGATGGAGCCCCTCTCCAGGTGGTGGGAGATGTTCTGCAACCGGCCACTGGAGAGGTTGTCCACCACCATTACCGTATTGGTCTCGGCCAAGGCATCCACCAGGTGGCTGCCAATGAAGCCAGCGCCTCCGGTAACGAGAACTTTTAGATTAGCTATCTCCATGTTCGTACCTCCCAATACTGGACAAGGCTACCCTCAGCTATGAGGAGCAATAGCAGCAGCAAGGCCCCCGCCGAAAGGAATATATCCATGGTCCTCTTGGCAGGCTCATGAAGCCTTCCGGGGCGGTTAGTCGGCATGGGTCTCACCTCCGTGGGGAAAGAGCGCAGGGCGGTGTTGCTCCCAACAAC
This genomic stretch from Chloroflexota bacterium harbors:
- a CDS encoding N-acetyltransferase, with translation MTGRRQVELGEGSRVERGTMLGYLRPGSSGPRLLRIGAGAIVRRGAIIYAGTTIGDHLETGHHVIIREQNTIGHDFRIWSNSIVDYGCRIGNNVKVHSQVYIAQFTEIEDNVFLAPGVTVANDLHPGCRLSPQCMRGPTIRQGAQIGANVTLLPFITIGEYALVGAGSVVTRDVPPRAVVRGNPARVAGYVEDMVCSTGLTDRPYAHIVGVAYSGGER
- a CDS encoding NAD-dependent epimerase/dehydratase family protein, with amino-acid sequence MDTLTGKKVLVTGAAGFVGSRLVAALLEAGARVTAIVDPRQQSSRLEPLLGNPGLNLMVCPLTEAGPWEGVVREVELVAHLWVHMPSATDFCDCAAEEVNSNLLGTISLLKRTGPSLQGVCFSSSILVYGPQARLPVREEDIPHPVGSYAATKLALEAYLTAFSWERQIPATVLRYSTIYGPGERGHRLIPTALEMLARGQPPVILGDSSDIRDYVYIDDVVEATLRALERRPSRVLNIGSGEGSRTLEVAQKIMRLCGIAWEPRFRPRSGPKLDLVCDISAARETLGYCPRTDFAQGLVKEVQWYEEKVLGRSLRASLARRD
- a CDS encoding SDR family NAD(P)-dependent oxidoreductase encodes the protein MEIANLKVLVTGGAGFIGSHLVDALAETNTVMVVDNLSSGRLQNISHHLERGSIQFVKADIRDEEKMNQLLQGQDLVFHLAVQCLRVSLNEPFMVHEVNSTGTLNLCMAALKNRPQRFVYVSSSEVYGTAKRVPMDEEHPLEPTTPYGASKLAGEAYVRACHLTFDLPAVIVRPFNTYGPREHWSGPYGEVLPRFVVRVLNGQSPVIFGDGEQTRDFTEVRDTVRGIIQAAEGDALVGATVNVAAGQEVSINQIAHIVLKELDQEGQLSPIYMVPRPGDVRRHWADISKARRTMNFQPRIAIEEGVHHYIDWLKAQNLDLQQLRREELMQNWLAQPKEAQV
- a CDS encoding sugar transferase, whose translation is MAWRTFPYEIGKASLDRLLAFLGLLILLPFLVAISLVVMMDSPGSPIFAQPRVGKDGRRFILLKFRSMEANNNDREYKAYIERYVKEGAPYKEDPAGPVFKLVDDRRATRVGALLRRLDLDELPQLINILKGDMSLVGPRPDIPEAVAMYEDWHKGRLAVTPGLTGPWQVNGRDRTPFDEMVRIDLDYIHRRSLGLDLKIILLTIPSVVKRALRQREE
- a CDS encoding Gfo/Idh/MocA family oxidoreductase — encoded protein: MVKIGLIGYGYWGPKHARNFHELPGAEFRMVADLNGERLRQVQAMYPWVACTKDYRELLESDVEGVVIATPVSTHHQIAREALLRGKHVLVEKPMTSSLQEARELVEIADSQQRILMVGHTYQYNPAVAFLRDYIKSGELGEIYYIDANRLNLGLFQPDVSALWDLAPHDLSILLWLLGENPLTISARGAARITPPFHDVVYVEMMFPGNILAHIHVSWLDPCKMRRVTVVGSKKMVVFDDMAEAEKIRIYDKGVVPMAEDNGNGWPVHYHNGNVVIPSIPNTEPLKVECQHFLDCITRGQQPVSDGRMGLRVVNILEAAARSLCNGGERQSLSEEGLLPLPARRGAR